In one Acidobacteriota bacterium genomic region, the following are encoded:
- a CDS encoding methylmalonyl-CoA epimerase has product MFTKIDHIGIAVTALDDILKFYQDALGLHLHEIEEVPEQKVRVAMFPVGETNLEFLEPTSPE; this is encoded by the coding sequence GTGTTCACCAAGATCGATCATATCGGGATCGCCGTCACGGCTCTGGACGACATCCTAAAATTCTATCAGGACGCTCTCGGTCTGCACCTTCACGAAATCGAGGAAGTGCCCGAGCAGAAGGTTCGGGTGGCCATGTTCCCGGTCGGTGAGACCAACCTGGAGTTTCTGGAGCCCACCTCGCCCGAA